A genomic stretch from Ureibacillus composti includes:
- the sigE gene encoding RNA polymerase sporulation sigma factor SigE: MFKNIISFFRKIWSRFRTRGTYYIGGHDSLPVPLTREEETTVIEAFMNGDLRARDTLIERNLRLVVYIARRFDNTGTPIEDLISIGSIGLIKAIETFNTEKNIKLATYASRCIENEILMHLRKTSRMKGEVSLDEPLNSDPDGNELLLSDILGTEEQIIMNDVEKKIERATMFNAINGLSERERYIMECRFGLNGKQEMTQKEVADHLGISQSYISRLEKKIILDLREHLNQPIS, translated from the coding sequence TTGTTTAAAAATATAATATCTTTTTTTAGAAAAATTTGGAGTAGATTTCGCACTAGAGGAACCTACTATATAGGAGGCCATGATTCCTTGCCAGTACCATTAACTAGAGAAGAAGAAACAACAGTTATTGAAGCCTTTATGAATGGTGATTTAAGAGCTAGAGATACATTGATTGAAAGAAATTTACGTCTAGTTGTATATATTGCTAGACGTTTTGACAACACAGGAACTCCAATTGAGGATTTAATTAGTATCGGTTCCATTGGACTAATTAAAGCAATTGAAACATTTAATACAGAAAAAAATATCAAACTTGCCACATACGCTTCACGTTGTATTGAAAATGAAATTTTGATGCATCTACGTAAAACAAGCCGTATGAAAGGTGAAGTATCGTTAGATGAGCCATTAAATTCTGATCCTGATGGGAATGAACTACTACTATCAGATATTCTAGGAACAGAAGAACAAATCATAATGAATGACGTAGAAAAGAAAATTGAACGTGCAACAATGTTTAATGCTATTAACGGATTAAGTGAACGCGAACGTTATATTATGGAATGCCGATTTGGTTTAAATGGAAAGCAAGAAATGACTCAAAAAGAAGTTGCTGACCATTTAGGTATCTCACAATCGTACATTTCACGTTTAGAAAAGAAAATAATTTTAGATTTAAGAGAACACCTAAATCAGCCAATATCCTAA
- the sigG gene encoding RNA polymerase sporulation sigma factor SigG, with protein MVRTKVELCGVDTASLPVLKHEEMRELFVRLQSGETWVRDELVFCNLRLVLSIVGRFSYRGEQADDLFQVGCIGLLKAIDHFDLKHNVRFSTYAVPMIIGEIRRHLRDHHALRVSRSLRDIAYKAMQAKEKFISENLYEPTIEQLAEAIEMKKEDVLYALDAIQDPLSLQEPIYSDGGDAVYIMDQLRDDDVSEDQWVAYVSVKESMQKLDERQQMILSKRFYYGETQTEIAKSLGISQAQISRLEKNAIETMQKDYKTN; from the coding sequence ATGGTACGTACAAAAGTAGAGCTTTGTGGTGTTGATACAGCTTCTTTACCGGTTTTAAAGCACGAAGAGATGAGAGAGCTGTTTGTTCGCTTGCAATCAGGCGAAACATGGGTAAGAGATGAACTTGTATTCTGTAATCTGCGTCTAGTTTTAAGTATTGTCGGAAGATTTTCTTATCGCGGAGAACAGGCTGACGACCTATTCCAAGTAGGTTGTATTGGTTTATTAAAAGCAATTGATCATTTTGATTTAAAGCATAATGTAAGATTTTCAACATATGCTGTACCAATGATTATTGGTGAGATTAGAAGACATCTACGTGATCATCATGCACTTAGAGTCTCTCGTTCACTAAGAGATATTGCCTATAAGGCGATGCAAGCAAAAGAAAAGTTCATATCAGAAAATTTATATGAACCAACAATTGAACAACTTGCAGAAGCAATAGAGATGAAAAAAGAAGATGTATTATATGCTTTAGATGCTATTCAAGATCCACTATCATTACAAGAACCTATTTATTCAGATGGTGGAGATGCCGTATATATTATGGATCAATTACGCGATGACGATGTATCAGAAGATCAATGGGTTGCGTATGTAAGTGTAAAAGAAAGTATGCAAAAATTAGATGAAAGACAACAAATGATTTTATCAAAACGATTCTATTATGGTGAAACACAGACTGAAATCGCAAAATCACTAGGTATTTCTCAAGCACAAATTTCAAGATTAGAGAAAAATGCTATTGAGACAATGCAAAAAGACTATAAAACCAATTAA
- a CDS encoding YlmC/YmxH family sporulation protein encodes MRFSTVQQKEIIEAESGRFVGYVIDAEVDESTGRIVAFLVSEPKKFLSFMNSEESVRKVSINDILVVGKDVILVKAIYD; translated from the coding sequence TTGCGTTTTTCAACAGTCCAACAAAAAGAAATTATCGAGGCGGAGAGCGGGCGTTTCGTTGGTTACGTAATTGATGCGGAGGTAGATGAGAGTACAGGTAGAATTGTAGCATTTTTAGTGTCTGAACCAAAAAAGTTTCTTTCATTTATGAACAGTGAGGAATCTGTAAGAAAAGTAAGTATTAACGATATACTTGTAGTTGGGAAAGATGTCATATTAGTTAAAGCAATTTACGATTAA
- a CDS encoding YggS family pyridoxal phosphate-dependent enzyme — protein MTKISNNLEEINKKIENAKQKANVTQDVKIIAVTKQVSTERTIEALETGLVHLGENRPEGLLSKKEVIQTKAKWHYIGSLQTRKVKQVINELDYLHSLDRMSLAEEIEKRAEQTVNCFVQANVSGEESKHGLSKEQVIPFIQSLHEFKKIRIVGLMTMAPNTEDEATIRKVFRDLKQLQQEVVALELPYAPCNELSMGMSNDYEIAVEEGATFVRIGTALVG, from the coding sequence TTGACTAAGATTAGTAATAATTTAGAAGAAATAAATAAAAAAATTGAAAATGCAAAACAAAAAGCAAATGTAACTCAAGATGTTAAGATTATTGCAGTTACTAAACAAGTTTCTACTGAAAGAACAATCGAAGCACTTGAAACGGGACTAGTTCATTTGGGGGAAAACCGTCCAGAAGGATTATTGTCAAAAAAAGAAGTCATTCAAACTAAAGCTAAATGGCATTATATTGGATCACTTCAAACTAGAAAAGTAAAACAAGTCATCAATGAATTAGACTACTTACACTCCTTAGATAGAATGAGTTTAGCAGAAGAAATTGAAAAACGTGCTGAGCAAACAGTTAATTGTTTTGTACAAGCAAATGTATCTGGAGAAGAATCCAAACATGGTCTTTCTAAAGAACAAGTAATTCCATTTATTCAATCATTACATGAATTCAAAAAAATTCGTATTGTTGGCTTAATGACGATGGCACCGAATACTGAAGATGAGGCAACGATTAGAAAAGTATTTCGTGATTTAAAACAATTACAACAAGAAGTTGTGGCATTAGAATTACCATATGCACCTTGTAATGAATTATCGATGGGAATGTCTAATGACTATGAAATTGCTGTAGAAGAAGGTGCAACTTTTGTAAGAATAGGCACAGCTCTTGTTGGATAG
- a CDS encoding cell division protein SepF, whose amino-acid sequence MSMKNKIKNFFYLEEEEEIESQPQIQQVPKQQQEYTVVKTPRAKKERKFNSTEQPPLNVVSLQAASSMKNSKVVIVEPRVYAEAQDISEHLKNKRAIIVNLQRIDREQGVRIIDFLSGTVYALGGDIQRIGNDIFLCTPENVEVTGEISNFMNDQFQ is encoded by the coding sequence ATGAGCATGAAAAATAAGATTAAAAATTTCTTTTATTTAGAAGAAGAGGAAGAAATTGAATCACAGCCACAAATCCAACAAGTTCCTAAGCAACAACAAGAGTATACAGTTGTAAAGACACCACGTGCTAAAAAGGAACGTAAATTTAATAGTACGGAACAACCGCCGCTTAACGTTGTTAGTTTACAAGCTGCTAGTTCAATGAAAAATTCAAAAGTAGTCATTGTTGAACCTCGTGTTTATGCTGAAGCGCAAGATATTTCAGAGCATTTAAAAAATAAAAGAGCGATTATTGTAAATCTACAACGGATCGATCGTGAACAAGGTGTTCGCATCATTGACTTTTTAAGTGGTACTGTCTATGCATTAGGTGGAGATATTCAAAGAATTGGAAACGATATCTTTTTATGTACACCTGAAAATGTTGAAGTCACTGGAGAAATTTCAAACTTTATGAATGACCAATTTCAATAA
- a CDS encoding YggT family protein, which produces MGIFTITSIISIAFSIYSFMLIIYILMSWVPSAQGSKFGQILAKACEPYLGFFRKFIPPIGMIDLSPIIAILLLSFIERGVMIVISNIYNVLI; this is translated from the coding sequence ATGGGTATATTTACAATAACATCTATTATTTCAATAGCATTTTCGATTTATTCGTTTATGCTAATCATTTATATTTTAATGTCCTGGGTTCCATCTGCTCAAGGTTCAAAGTTTGGACAAATCCTGGCAAAAGCGTGTGAACCATATTTAGGTTTTTTCCGAAAGTTTATACCACCAATTGGGATGATTGATTTATCGCCAATTATCGCAATTTTACTTCTAAGTTTTATCGAGCGCGGAGTTATGATTGTCATCTCAAACATTTATAATGTGCTCATTTAA